A stretch of DNA from Arthrobacter globiformis:
CCGATGCTCAGCCTGTGGCGGTGTGCAGCGGCCATGATGCCCATCGCGAGGTTGTCATTCGCCGCGAAAATCGCGGTGGGGCGTTTCCCGGCGTCCCCATTAAGCAGTGCATCGCCGGCGGCGAAGCCGTTCTCTATGCCGTAGCCGCCGGCGATGCTCCAGTTGCCCGGGAGCTCAATGCCGGCTTCATGCATGGCCCTTCGGGCCCCACCCAAACGTGCGTTCGCGGTCGATGTGAACGACGGCCCGGTGACGACGGCGATGTCCCGGTGCCCGAGGTCGATGAGGTGGCGGACGGCCAGGTAGCCGCCCACTTCGTCGTCACCGAGAGCCGAGGGGCTGACGCCGTCGGTACGGAGCACCAGAGCGTGGGCCACCCTGCGTTCGCGCAGGAGCCGGGGCAGCTCGTCATCGAGGCGGGCGGTGGCCAGGATGAGGCCGTCCACGTTTCGGTCCAGGAGCGTCTCAGCAGCGCGGCGCTCGTCGTCGGGCTCGTCACCGCTGGTGGCAACCATCGCGAAGTATCCGCGGTCCGCGGCTGCCCGTTCGAGTTCTTCGAACATCAGGGCCATCACAGTGTCGCTCAGGCGCGGCACCAGGACACCCAAGGTCCGGGTCTCGCCCCGGCGCAGGCTCGAAGCGAACGAGTTCCGGCGGTAGCCGAGCTCCTCCGCGACCTTGCGGACGTGCGTCGCCGTGGCGGACCTGGAGACTGTGCCGCGTTCGTCGAGGGCGCGGCTGGCGGTGGAAATGCTCACTCCGCTTGCCGCAGCAACGTCCCTCAATGTGACGGTCGCGGCGGCGCTGGGTTCCATGGCAATGCTCCTCTGCAGGTTGTTCTGAAAGACACTCTATTTCCTCCCGGATGAAAACGTTCCCTTGACAGTGAGCTGGACCACGTTGCAGAATGAAAACGTTCCCGCAAACGTTCCCACAAATGCGGGACTGCCGACCATCAAAGAAGACATGAGGTAGTGAAATGACCATCGATCTCCGCGGGCTGGTCCCCGCCCCCGTCACTCCGTTCAACCGCGACGGCAGCGTCGACGTCGACGCAATCCACCGTCTGGGCGGCTGGCTGGCCAGCGTTGAGGGAGTCAAAGG
This window harbors:
- a CDS encoding LacI family DNA-binding transcriptional regulator; protein product: MEPSAAATVTLRDVAAASGVSISTASRALDERGTVSRSATATHVRKVAEELGYRRNSFASSLRRGETRTLGVLVPRLSDTVMALMFEELERAAADRGYFAMVATSGDEPDDERRAAETLLDRNVDGLILATARLDDELPRLLRERRVAHALVLRTDGVSPSALGDDEVGGYLAVRHLIDLGHRDIAVVTGPSFTSTANARLGGARRAMHEAGIELPGNWSIAGGYGIENGFAAGDALLNGDAGKRPTAIFAANDNLAMGIMAAAHRHRLSIGGDLSLVGYNDIPLSSRLPTPLTSVRTPLAQIARTAIDLIIDPDKEPRVSKSMPTLIPRESSGHPKGQR